A portion of the Bufo gargarizans isolate SCDJY-AF-19 chromosome 7, ASM1485885v1, whole genome shotgun sequence genome contains these proteins:
- the LOC122944190 gene encoding beta-1,3-galactosyltransferase 2-like yields IESYPYIINEPNKCKDESPFLMFLIETTAREVENRRAIRTTFVNTTWINRTSIKYLFLLAKDSKQEPNTIAEESEKYHDIIQKDFQDTYKNLTIKTLMGIEWVSNYCPKAKYVMKTDSDMYVNTELLLDLLGLDQPQKQNYFTGFVMENSKPHRSIHSKWHMPHSLYPDEFYPTFCSGTGYVFSGDVAPKILRSSFKVNYVYLEDVFVGICLDREGIKITKPPKNNLFHNYRVSFDPCVYNRIITSHYMTPTDLINYWKIAQENKEKCLNSTKL; encoded by the coding sequence ATTGAGTCCTATCCATACATCATAAATGAGCCCAATAAATGCAAGGATGAAAGTCCCTTCTTAATGTTTTTAATAGAAACAACAGCCAGAGAAGTTGAAAACCGCAGAGCAATAAGGACCACATTTGTAAATACAACATGGATAAATAGAACATCTATCAAATATTTGTTCCTGTTGGCTAAAGACAGTAAGCAGGAACCCAATACCATTGCAGAGGAAAGTGAGAAGTACCATGATATCATCCAAAAGGACTTTCAAGATACATACAAAAACTTGACCATTAAAACATTGATGGGAATAGAATGGGTCTCCAACTACTGCCCTAAAGCAAAATATGTCATGAAGACCGACAGTGATATGTATGTTAACACTGAACTTTTATTAGATTTATTGGGTCTGGACCAACCTCAAAAACAAAACTATTTTACAGGATTTGTAATGGAAAATAGCAAACCACACAGAAGCATTCACAGTAAATGGCACATGCCTCATTCCCTCTATCCAGATGAATTTTATCCTACCTTTTGCTCAGGGACAGGCTATGTATTCTCTGGGGATGTAGCACCAAAGATTTTAAGGTCATCGTTTAAAGTAAACTATGTTTATCTAGAAGATGTGTTTGTAGGAATCTGCCTTGATAGGGAAGGTATTAAGATAACAAAACCTCCAAAAAATAACTTGTTCCATAATTATCGTGTTTCATTCGATCCATGTGTGTATAACAGAATTATTACCTCTCATTATATGACACCAACTGACCTTATCAATTATTGGAAAATTGCACAGGAAAATAAAGAGAAATGTTTAAACTCTACCAAGTTATAG